Proteins encoded in a region of the Benincasa hispida cultivar B227 chromosome 2, ASM972705v1, whole genome shotgun sequence genome:
- the LOC120071247 gene encoding CBL-interacting serine/threonine-protein kinase 6 yields the protein MAEKDRDGNSGVLHGKYELGRLLGHGTFAKVYHARNLQTGTSMAMKVVGKEKVIKVGMMEQIKREISVMKMVKHPNIVELHEVMASKSKIYFAMELVRGGELFSKISKGRLREDVARVYFQQLISAIDFCHSRGVYHRDLKPENLLLDDEGNLKVTDFGLSAFSEHLKQDGLLHTTCGTPAYVAPEVIGKKGYNGAKADLWSCGVILYVLLAGFLPFQDDNIVSMYRKIYRGDFKCPPWFSSEARRLITKLLDPNPSTRITTSKIMESSWFRKSVPRTVVTKEEQEFNESNEKLKQSETLNAFHIISLSEGFDLSPLFEEKKREEKEELRFATTRPASSVISKLEEVAKAGKFSIKKSESRVRLQGQECGRKGKLAVAAEIFAVTPSFLVVEVKKDHGDTLEYNQFCSKELRPALKDIVWTSPTENSMPA from the coding sequence ATGGCGGAAAAGGATAGAGACGGTAATTCCGGTGTGCTCCATGGGAAGTATGAATTAGGTCGGCTTCTAGGGCATGGAACTTTCGCGAAGGTTTACCATGCCCGGAACTTGCAGACTGGGACGAGTATGGCGATGAAGGTCGTTGGGAAGGAGAAGGTGATAAAAGTAGGTATGATGGAGCAGATCAAGAGGGAGATCTCTGTGATGAAGATGGTGAAGCATCCAAACATTGTTGAGCTTCATGAGGTTATGGCGAGCAAATCGAAGATCTATTTCGCTATGGAGCTTGTTCGAGGTGGAGAATTGTTCTCCAAAATTTCCAAAGGTCGATTGAGAGAAGATGTGGCTAGGGTTTACTTTCAGCAGCTGATTTCCGCGATCGATTTCTGTCACAGTCGTGGAGTTTACCATAGGGACCTCAAACCGGAAAATCTTCTTCTCGACGACGAAGGAAATCTTAAGGTAACTGATTTTGGACTCAGCGCATTTTCCGAGCACTTGAAACAGGATGGATTGTTGCATACAACTTGTGGTACGCCAGCGTATGTTGCGCCGGAAGTTATCGGGAAAAAGGGATACAACGGCGCCAAAGCCGATCTGTGGTCATGTGGAGTCATCCTTTACGTTCTCCTGGCCGGATTTCTTCCATTTCAGGACGACAATATTGTATCCATGTACAGGAAGATTTACAGAGGAGACTTCAAGTGTCCGCCGTGGTTCTCATCGGAGGCCCGTCGACTAATCACCAAACTCCTCGATCCAAATCCAAGCACCAGAATTACAACTTCGAAGATCATGGAATCGTCCTGGTTCAGGAAATCAGTACCAAGGACTGTGGTGACGAAAGAGGAGCAGGAATTCAACGAGAGCAACGAGAAATTGAAGCAATCCGAAACGTTGAATGCATTCCATATAATTTCTTTATCAGAAGGGTTTGATTTGTCGCCGTTGTTCGAGGAGAAGAAGAGGGAAGAAAAAGAGGAGCTGAGATTTGCGACGACGAGGCCGGCGAGCAGTGTGATATCGAAGCTGGAAGAAGTGGCGAAGGCAGGGAAATTCAGCATCAAGAAGAGCGAATCGAGGGTCAGATTGCAAGGCCAAGAGTGCGGAAGAAAAGGGAAACTGGCGGTGGCGGCGGAGATCTTCGCCGTGACGCCGTCGTTTCTGGTGGTGGAGGTGAAGAAAGATCATGGTGATACCCTCGAATACAACCAGTTCTGCAGCAAAGAGCTCCGGCCGGCGTTGAAAGACATCGTGTGGACATCACCGACGGAGAATTCCATGCCGGCTTGA